The following nucleotide sequence is from Halogeometricum borinquense DSM 11551.
GGGGGAGAAGGCTTTTGAAAGGTACAGACTAAAGGTCGTCTGCATGAGAGACGATCGCGACGATCCGTTCGACAACATCTTCGATGAAATCGAACGGATGATGAACGAGATGACCGGTGGTGACTCCACTGGATTCGCCTCGGAGACCCACATCGACGTGTATGATGAGGGCGAGGCCATTCGACTCGTCGCGGACCTTCCGGGTGTGGAGAAGGACGCAATTGACCTGAAGTGCGACGGTAAAACGCTTACAGTGAGTGCAGCAAGCGACCGTCGAGAGTACGACGAACGAATCCGCCTCCCCGTCCGAGTGGACGAACATTCCGCGGACGCGTCGTTCAACAACGGCGTCCTACAGGTCACATTCGAGAAGACAGGGGACTCTGCGGCTATCGACCTCGAATAGCCGTCACCACAACCGCCGACCCGGTACTGTAAACGGGCACCGCATACGAGACCGACGGCGGCCTAATCCGATTCTTCTTTACGACTGCTCGGCAGTACGGCGTATCAGCGCCGCCAGTCTGTCCCAAAAGTCAGACGCGTACTTCTCGTGGTCTATCGTCGGCCGGGCGTTCGTCTCGGAGACGACTGTCAGCTCGCCGGTGACCAGCAGATCAACACCGAGATAGTCGATACCAAGCGCTTCGGCCACCGAAACGGCTAATTCTCGGTGTCGTTCTGAAACCGTCAGTTCGGTCGCCTCTGCGCCCCGGTGAACGTTGTGTTTCCAGCGGCCCTCGTCGAGTGACTCGGGGAGTCGGCGTTCGACGCCACCGACAACCTCTCCGTCAAGCACCATAATTCGGTAGTCTCGGGCGTTCGGGACAAACTCCTGAATCAGATACGACTTGTCGCCCGTCGCCCGGTAGTCGTGCACGAGGTTCAGATAATCGACAACGCCGAGCAGCGAATCCACGTCGGACACCTTGGCGACGCCGACGCCGCGTGTCGCGGAGTTGGGTTTGACGACCAACGGGAACGAGAGATCCGCGACGGCGTTGATCACCGTCTCCTCATCTACGGGATTCGACACCATGCGCGTCTCGGGGACGGGCAGTCCCGCCCGCGACAACGCCGCAATCACGCCCGCTTTGTTCCGCGATGAGAGCACCGCCTCGCGGCCGTTCACCCACGGAAGCTGTCGCTGTGCGGTCAACGCACCGCCCTCCATCAGCCGCGTCGGATAAACGAATCCCACGTCGAAGTCGTCAGCGGTATCGGTCAGGCGAATGGTTCGCGAGACCGCAGAGAGGTGTTCGACGGCGATATCCCGCGCTGCGAGTGGCTGCTGCATCCGGTCGAACGTCTCGCTAGATGTCGTCACCGCCAGTCGAAGCATCAGCTACGGGTTAGCTGGAGAGTGTAAAAGTAACCGGGTCCCGGCGGCTTGCCGGGCGATTCGGAGGGAAGCTATACGACTCGCACTCGCGTCGAAGACGAGACGGTCTCCCCCCGAGAAAGCCGAAGAGACGGTCTCCCGATTAGGAGACGAGCAGTTCTTCGCCTTTCTCAACGTCGATGCGGCACGGCGGCGACATCTTGTTGTAGGCGCGGCGAAGCGCGTCCTTGGCGATGGGCGCATCCTCGACGTCGCAGTAGATGGTGAAGACGCGGTCGTTGCGCTGGATGCGCGCGGCGGTGCCGACGACCTTCCCGAAGGACTGACGCATCCCGTCGGAAACACGGTCCGCACCTGCACCGGTTGCCTGCTTGTTCTCACGCAGGACCTGGTGGGGGAACTTGCGGAGCACCATCTTGTAGTTCTTCTGTCCAACCTGTTTCAGCATGACACGGTTCGCCGACAGACGCGCAGATTCCAGCGAGCCGTGACGGATCTGGCACTCCTCTTCGAGGCGGAGGCTGATCTGAACCGGGTAGTCCTCGGGGCCGGTCTGCAGGTTACCCATGTTGTGCTGTGCGATTTTCGAACCGGGAATTCCAGTGATGTACTCGCGTCGAGTGTACGACGGCTTGTCGATGGTGCGGTACATCGAGGCAGGTTTGTCAGCCATGGTTACTTGTGCGGAAGAACGGTCATGCGGCCTAAAAGCGCTTCGAAGCATCAGCCGCTCACAATACCGTGTGTGTCCATCTCACGACCGGAGCGTTCTCGTCGCGTGCGAACGATGTACACGTATGATACTCGTTCTGGAGAACGAGGTGAATCCGGAGACGCGCTACTTCGTGCCAGAGATTCGACGACATCTCGAAGCCGCCGGTGCGACCGTCCGCAGCTATCCGTTCGCAGAGCACGGTGGCAGACCGGACGTACTCCACGCGGCGGACGCTGTCGTCCTCTCGGGGAGTACCGCAGGCGTCTACGAGACGGAGACGTATCCATGGATGGACGACTTGCGTGAACTCGTTCGAGAACTGGTCGCCGAGAAAGTGCCGACGCTCGCCGTCTGCTTCGGGCACCAGCTCGTCAACGATGCCCTCGGCGGAGCCGTCGAACACCACGGTCTCCACGCCGGTATCGACCCGGTTCGGTTCGCAGACGACCCTCTGTTCGACGGCGTCGGCACGCGTGTCCCCCTCGTCCACAGCGACGTGGTGACCGAACTCGGTGCAGGGATGGAAGCTATCGCCGCCGCGGACTACTACCCGAATCTCGCCAGTCGGCACCGAGACGCGCCGCTGTGGACCGTGCAGTATCATCCGGAGTTCACGGAACAACTGTTCCCCTCTATCGAGTCAGACTTCGAGTGGCCCGAGGATCCGGCCCACCGCGACTTCGACGGCGTGACGGTCGAGCGGACGTTCGAGAACTTCGTCCGCCTCGTGGGCGCGCGGTGATTAATTTAGTCCCGTGCAGTGCCTTCGTCGTCTACACCGCCCGGATTACCTTCGCCGTCCGCTTCCGCAGCGATAGGTTCGGCGGCAACGAACGATAATCCGTTCTCCGCCAGCAACTCCTGCGTGCGGTCGGTTACGGAGGGAGCAACGAGGATGCCACGCACGCCTTCGTCGGGAAACTCCTCGTCCAGCGCTTCCACGTACCGCTGGAGTTGGCTGGCCGCGGAGGGACCAACGCGACGTCGCTTCAACTCCACGACGACCGGCTTCCCGTCCGCGTCCGCACCGAAGATGTCAACCGGTCCCGCAGTCGTTTCGCGTTCTGTCGCCTGCGGCACGAATCCCGCTTCAACGAGTGCAGGATCGTCGAGGATGCGCTGTCTGAGGTCCTCCTCGCTCCCCCGCAGTTGGAGGTCACTTCTGTCCGTCACCTCGTAGGCCGACACCTGTTCGATCCGTTCGAAGGCGACGTCGAGATGTTCTTGCGGCGTCGAGCGCTCGCTTCGGACGCGAAGTCGGCCGTCGCGGACGCTCGCGCGGTGCGTACACCCCGGTGGTTGCCAGTTGACGGGCTTTCGCTTCTCGTCGGTGTGGACGAGGATGGTTCCGTCCGGTTTGCAGACGACGAGTCGTTCGCCCGGCCCGAGACTCGACGAAGCACGGCCGTCGTACTCGACCGTACAGCGTCCGAACATCGTCACCATCCGTCCATCGCCGAACGCCTCCTCTAGTAAGTAGAGCGCGTCGCGGTGCGTCGGCCGGTGTAGCGTCGTTGCCGTCATCTGAACTGCGTGCCCGGCTTTCGAAGCCACGAGGTAAAAAGAGCGCGTCGGGCGATTGGGCGACTCACGGACGCGACGATATTTCCCGCTGTACGACGTAGTGTGTTGTATGTCGCCATCCAACGTGGAGGGGTTCGAGCCGATTCAGGGAAACCCGATGACGGACGAGGAAGTGGACGCATTCTTGCGTGAACACGGCGTCGGCGTACTCGCACTCACAGACGGAGAACGGGCGTATGGCGTGCCGATATCGTTCGGGTACGACGGAGACAACCTGTACTTCGTGTTCCTCCGAGGAGAGACGAGTCGGAAAGAGGAGTTCGCTGAGAAGACGGCGGGGGCGACGTTGACGGTGTTCGATGTCGCGGGGCGGTACGAGTGGCAAAGCGTCATCGTCAGCGGAACGATTCGACCGGTCGAGGACGACGAGTGGGACGCAGTCGTCTCTGCAATGGAGGCCAACGCGTGGTTCCCGAGCCTGTTCTCGGAATCCGAACCGATGCGGGGTATCGGCGGGTGGACACTCGATATCGCGGAAGCGACCGGGCTCAGAAATCGGCCGTAAAGCGGTGCCGACTGCTGGCTCAACTGTCGTCTAGCCGTCGGGAGACGAGTCGGTAGGCCGCTGCTCCGCAGACGGCACCGATGGTGTTCGCCGCCGCGTCCCCGAGACTGAACGTCCGCGTCGGGAGCGCCGCTTGCATCAGTTCCACACCGCTACCGAGTACGACAGCGACAACGACGGCCAAAGCGAGTCCGCGAACGTCTCGCGCCCGGAGTGCAACGCCCGCGAGGAACGCCGTCACGGCATAGGCTCCGAAGTGGACTACCTTGTCGAGACCGAGACCGAATAGCCCCGCCGAAACGGGAGCACCCGACTGCACGGGGACGGCAGAGACGATAACGACGAGGGCACACCAACAGACGAGAGAGACGATGCGCACGCGACGTGAGAGATGCATCCGTACAAAGCCCTTCGCACGTCGTCACCCTGAGCGTTTCCTCTACGGTCGTCGTTGGTGGTATACTGGCGAGGTCGGAGTCGAGCCGCACGGCTCAGAAGTATAAGTAGTTCAGAGAACTGCCGTGTACGGACCGAACTCAATCGACCGCCGCGTCGTCAGCCTCCGTCCGCTACGCTGTTCGAAGTAATCGCCGATTTACAGGCGGGTGACGTTCTTCGCGCGAGGGCCCTTCGGGGCGTCCTCGATCTCGAACTCGATCTCCGTACCCTCTTCGAGGTCCGGGCCGCCGACATCTTCCATGTGGAAGAAAACGTCCTCGTCGTGGTCCTCAGTCTCTATGAATCCGTAGCCGCCTGTGTCGTTGAAGAAATCAACTTTGCCTTCTGCCATAGCCTGTGAACCAAGCCGCCCCCCACTGATAACCCTTCCGAGAATGTTCTCCGAGAGAAAAATCGCAGGAACAGCGCGAAGCAGCCTGTACGGGCTAGTATCTGCAATATCACCGTGTGTTATATGAGAGAATAGAACAAGCACACAGAAGCGTTGGGACCGAGTTAGCAGACAGTTCGAGTCTGAAATTCGACGCCATCTCGAAGGGACGAGAGTGCGGACGCTACGCGAGTCCCGCAACGTCCGGATGGTCGAGATGCACGCGCTGCTTCGGTGGCAGACCGCGAGACGACGCGGTGAAGATTTCGTCGCGGATCCGTTGCCATTGTTCGTGTCTGCAGAGGACGTATACGGGAACCGCTTCGACATCTAACAGTGATGCGATGGCGAATCTGTGAAATCCCTCAGTCCAGTAGATATCTCCAGAGCGACCGATAACTACGAGCGGTTCCAAGTGGTGGGCGTACGCGTCTTCGTAGGCGCTGTCGTCCGCCGCTTCGTGCGTCGCATCCGCGTTTGATCGATACCCCTCCCGTTCGATTTTCCGGTACAGTTCGTCGAGATACGTACATCGGACATTTCTGTACGCATCGATACTCTCGTAACCACGAACCCGTTTGCCGTTCTCAAACTGCTCTTTCGCTCGACGATATAGCGCCGTCTCCTCCCAGTCGTATCCGTGCGTGAACCGTTGGTTGAGTCCGCTGTAAATCGTTGTCTCCCGTATCGGAGTGCAGTTCTCCTCTCGATCCCATCGACCCCCCTGCACCCGTCCGAGACCCCAGTTGAGTCGACACGCTCCGTTATAATATTCGACATCCGCAGGATCGATTTCGAGGAGCTTCCACGGGTCCGCCGGCGCGGTGTACGTCCGCTCATTACAGTAGTTGTGCCACGCCGTATACTGTCGGAACTGGCGTCGGTTCACTGCTCGACGGGTACGGCGACGTGAAATAAGATTCTTGTCAAATCTTTTTCTTATCTAGGTTCTGTTAGAGAGGCCGTCTTTCGAGGAGTCGATCCGTCGTTTCGGCAGCCACTAATCTATTTTTCTTCGCCCGTCCATATTCTGTCGTGTCCGACGCCTCGAACGCTGCTGGCCAATTGTGGCATCGCTGGGGTCGATTCGCCGCCGTCGTCGTCATCACTGTCGTCGTTGCTCTTGGACTAGTCGCTGGCGGACTCTGGCTCTATACCGATCATCTCTATCGAACGAGTTACGAGAGCAGTTACACCTACGACGTGGCGCTCAACACGAACGAGACGACGCGAGTAAACGTCATGACGACCGTCGAAGGGCAGAATTCGTGGTGGGTTTTCGGCTGGAGTTACGACTACTACCGCGACGCGATCAGCGTCGAACTACACGGACCGCACGGCGGATGGATGGACGCCACAGGAACCGTCGAAGTCGATACCGACCAGCGCCAGCCGCCGTCGCTCCTTGACGCGTGAATCGACGATCTGACAGACCTCAGCAGCGACGCCTACAAGGCAGAGAACAGCGGGAGAGCCGACTGGAAGCGCACCGCAAGCGCCGGAATCGCCGTTCCGAGCGTTACGACGGCGGTCAGGAACACAACCCACTGAAGCAACACCGGCCACTTCGACGTTTCGGGCGTCCACGCACTCGAACGACGGTGGATGGCGTAGACGACCGGAGTCGCAAGCAGGACGAATGCGGCCGGGATTCCGGCGATGAGTGGTACCGGGCCGATGATCGGTCGCATGAAGTCGGACGTACGTATCGGTTCGAACAGGAACAGAAACGTGATTCCGTACCCGATCCCGAACAGGATAGCGAGAAGAAGGTACCGCGGGCGAAACGCCACACGCCACGGCGATATCTCAGCCTCAGGCTGTCCGCCTGAAGCGAGGGTGAGGTACCGACGGACGTCGGGAAAGACGTAGAGAAACGGGACCGAGAGGACGGCACCGAGAAGGCCGATTCCGCCGGTGATCGCAAAGATGAGAACCATCGACACCACGGCAATAAACAGGATGTACAGCCCGAAGCTGATGAGGGAATCGAGCGGTGTCAGTTGAAGCGATACGAATGACACAACGTGTATTCGTTACTCGTATAACAATTCACTCTCGGTTCGGTGGCGGGACCGAGAGAGCGTCCGACGCGTCGCTGCCATCGGCGGGACTCACAGTTCGACAGCCATCATCACCTCGTCTACGAACGTGCCGTCGAGCGTGTAGTGATCCCGTCGAATACCTTCCGTGTGCCAGTCGTGGGCTTCGAGGAAGGCAATTGCCTCGTCGTTGATCGCCGGGATGCTGTTGTACGCCTTGCGGTAACCGTTCGCCTTCGCCCATTCGAGTGCGCGCTCCAGCAACCGACTCCCGATGCCTCGTCCTCGGTACGCCTCTCGCACCCCGACAGTCACCTGGACGGTGTTCTGGAGCTTTTCGATCTGCGGTAAGTCGAGGTGCGTCCAGCCGAGGATATCGTCGTTGTGTGCCGCCATGAAGAATACGCGCGATTCGACGGTGTTGTGTCGGACAATCGTATCCTCGTAGAGGAGTTGTTCGGCGATGCTCTCGGCGACGACGTACTCCGACGACTCTGTGACGTCCCGGATTGTATCGATGAGTTGGTCGAAATCATCGGTCCGCGCCGGGCGGATCGAGTAGGTGAGGTCGCCACTCGCGTATCGTTCGACAGAGCCGGCATCGAGGACGACTCTGAGCGTTCCTCCCTCCTCTTCGAGGTATCCGTTAGTGGTGAGTCGCTCCAGTTCCTCGCGGAACTCCTCGGCCGGGAGTTCGACCATGTCTCGAACCCGATGGCGTGCGGCGGTACCGTGCCGTTCGACGAACTGGTAAATTTCCTTGCTAGCCTCCGTCTCGAAGGTCGGTCGGTCGAGCGTCTCCATGTCTCGGGTCTACGAAGAGGGTGGTCTTAGCCTTGTTGTGTGATAGCGTGCAACTTATCCCGAGGAGCGTTGCTGAATTCCGGGGGAGAGGGCGAACGGTTATATTGTATTACGGACATTTTCGTCGTATGAAGTCAACTACGCCGGTGCGTGGGCGGCGTAGCAAGCGGCTCAAAACCGCTGCCACAGCCGTTCGGACGGGTGGTAATGGAATCACGGGGGGAGACGGTTCTGGGCGACGGCAGAATTCCGATCAGCGGGGTGATTCGGAACTGTTAGCGCTGTCGGCCGATCCGTACGTCGATGTCGATGACGCTCACGAACGGCTTCGGGAGTTACAGGTGGCCTTCGAGGACCGAGGGGACCGCCGTGCGATCTTCCTCTCGGTCTACTCACGGATGACTGGCGCAGTGGCCGAACGCGTTCGCCAGGGGTATTTCAATGACGCCGACTGGGTGAGAGACTACCTCGTTGTCTTTGCAAACCACTACCGTGAGGCCGTCCACGATTACGAAGCCGGCAACACAGCGGACCTGGCCGACGCGTGGCGATTAGCATTCGACGCCGCGGTGCGCGGGGATTCACTCGTCCTCCAAGACCTTGCACTCGGCGTCAACGCGCATATCAACTACGACCTCGCGTTGACGCTCGCGACAGTTGGTATCGAGCCGAATCGATCTCAAAAATACGCCGACCACAAAGCCGTCACTGAAATCATCCGGGACGTGTTCAATGAGGCGCAGAATTCGTTGGCAACGCGTGCTGCCCCCGGAATCAAGACACTCGACGAATCACTCGGGCGACTCGACGAGTGGCTCTGCGTGTTCACTATCGCCGAGTGTCGAGAAAGCGCGTGGCGGACAGCGGTCGCGCTTGACTCCCGATTTTCGCTTCGACGCCAAGTCGCACGCTGGACCAACGACGCCGCTGCCACGGGTGCCGCGCACCTCATCTTGGTCTCCCAGACGAGCGAGCGCGTTCACGATACGCTCCTCATGCTCGAAGGCTCGGCGCACGAAGACAACTGAGTCGAACTCCCGGCTATCCGCTTAGGCCGATGCTCGTTCCGAGAATAAATTCGTAAGCGAAGCGTCTCGTCTTCCGGATTCTGAACCACACTCGCTCACTCCGTTCGCTCGCTGGTTCAGAATCCGGTCGGGTCGAACTTTCAGAACCCGCCACGCTCGGTAGTCGGGTTCAGAGAAGTGCCGCCTCCCGGATTTGAACTTCCGGCGAGCAAGCTCGCCGACTCGCCGCTCACTCCGTTCGCGGCGACGGGGACAGCTCGATCTCCCGTGAAGGACAGAAGACTCTCGAACAGAAATTGTTCGCAGGAAAATGCCGCCTCCCGGATTTGAACCGGGGACAGCTCGATCTTCAGTCGAGTGCTCTCCCAGTCTGAGCTAAGGCGGCGCGTTTTGAGAGAGGCCGATGATTCAAAAAAGGGTTTCGATGTGTCGCCGCGCCCTACGTCACTTTCCACTCATCGGTGAACGTCTCGTTGCCCGAATTCCACGTCACCGTCGTGTTCGCCGTCACATGGCCGTCGTTCCGTTTTACGGACAGTGCATCAAGCAAGCCAACCTGAACACGCTTCGTCATCGTTTTCGATTCGCCGGAATCGAGTTCCGAGACCGATTCGTTTCCTTGCCAGACCACTGTATCCCCGGTTTCTAACTGAGTCTGAACGGTGACATCCTTCGCCATCTCATCCCCGGTATTCGTGGCGGTGATAGTCACGTTTCGACAGGTGAACCCGCAGGTCGAGATATTCCAGATATCGAACTCGAACTGCCGGTCATCAGATTGGTCCGCCGTCGAGTTGGGACTCGCGGCTGAATCGGATACGTCCTGTGGGGCCGAGGTCACTGGTGCGTCGCCGACGGATGCCTGAGCCGCCGGTATCGCACCGGCACCGATACCCGATGCGACGACGAGGACGACGACGCCAAGCGTGAATATTCGACCGACCGTTTTGACAGAGTTCCAGCGTGGGAATGCCATGGCAATTGCAGAGTGGTTCTTAGTAATGAATACTGCGAGAGAATATCAATTCTGATTCTAGCAGAGATTCCTTCTTTTCATGCCGTTCTGTGAAAATTCAGACCCCCAGTCTCGATACCGACCGATTACAGCAACTAAACCAGACATATTTCGCCTTTTCCTTGAGATTACCGGGGAAGCATGTGCAGAGATATAGTTGCGCTACTATATACTGGAGTCAATTTTTTATTTGATATCGGTATCTGAACTTCAACGATGAGTTTCACGAACTCGATACAGCCACCCAGACAGAGCATAAAAACACGCCACCGTATAGCGATCCCAGATGCACCGAACAAAAGTGGACTCGGATGGAGTCAGGGGGAGTGCGGTCAGCGCGGCGTTCTGGTCGCAAACAGGCGAACGTACAGCAGACGGTTCCCCGCGGGAGCAACCGTAGCAGACAGCCAGTAGCGTTGAGCACTGAGTCGAACCACGGCTTCGTCAACCGACATTACAGGCGGCCGCTGCCGACGTACGCGAGTCCGAGACTCCCTACGATAATCGACGCGCTGAGTGCGGCTTCGGGCAACTGAAAGAAGTGGTCTCCGAGCGCACCGACCAGTACGAACGCTCCCGCGACGGCGGCCGGGAGTGGATGCGCCGCCAACTGCCGAACGAAAGCGCGAACCGACCAGTAGACCATCCGCAGTTGCGACGCGACAGCGGCTCCGACCGGACGGTTCCCATCCGGATTCTCCGCCGAAACGAACCCGTCGAGGCGGTCGCGGTGAATCGTCACGATTTCACCGGTGTTGCTCCGCCGTCTGTCGGCGTCCGCAACCCGAAGGAGCGTGACCGTCTCGTCGTCGGTGCCGACAACCCGGTAGACGCCGTCCGAAACAGCTGCGTCGTCTGCCCTGTAATGGTCGTAGATGGCGGGTGCAGTCATATCCGAGCGGTATGTTAGCGAATGAGTATAAAGTTGCAGTCCGAGCGTGGACGCTCACTCGCTTCGTTCGTCGGGACGAACGACTGTCGATCATTGTCGTGCTTGAAACCCACAAAAAATACTCGTACGGCGATATCTCGGTGTTCGTTACCCCGATAGATCATCAATCGTGTAATACACCTTTATCTCACCAGGATTCCCGCGGTCTGAATCGATTGGCACGTTCTGACTGACTTCCCCGCGTGGACCGCACGCAAGGGTAATGTCCATCGTGTTACTGCCTTCGTCGGGGCGGCCGGTAAACCAATCCGATGGGGGTTCCCGTTCGGTAACTTTGGTCGTCAGCAGCTTATTCTCAGACCCTCCCTGGGGAACTTTGAAGTTATCAATCGACGCGCCAAGCGTCTGAGTCGATCCAGTGGGTAGTTTAACGCGAGTGCGTTCGGACTGGCCGCCGTGAATGTCGTGTTCGATTGTCAGCTCTAACGCACCCTCTCCCACCCCCTGACCGCTGATAAACTCGACTTTCTCAGCACGGACTGTCACTTCACATTCGTCAGTCCAATCGTCATCGGGACTACCAGCGATTGCACCGGTATGAACCTGCACGTGGTCGGGGTTCTCGATGTCAACTTTCTTGATCCCACCGTAGAGGCGGTATCCGTCAGCCTGACCCCATACTGTTCCGTTCACAGTGCTGCCGTTAACTTGGTCTCCTTGGCCTTTGCTGACGGAAACTCCACCTAGCCTGCCCTCGACTTTTTCGACCTGACCGGTGGCCTGAATGGTGTAGTCGGATTTTCCATTTCCTAAGCCTTCCATCACGACGTAGTGTTTTGGTTCAGCCATATCACATCACACATTATTAATGATTA
It contains:
- a CDS encoding Hsp20/alpha crystallin family protein: MRDDRDDPFDNIFDEIERMMNEMTGGDSTGFASETHIDVYDEGEAIRLVADLPGVEKDAIDLKCDGKTLTVSAASDRREYDERIRLPVRVDEHSADASFNNGVLQVTFEKTGDSAAIDLE
- a CDS encoding ATP-grasp domain-containing protein, with translation MLRLAVTTSSETFDRMQQPLAARDIAVEHLSAVSRTIRLTDTADDFDVGFVYPTRLMEGGALTAQRQLPWVNGREAVLSSRNKAGVIAALSRAGLPVPETRMVSNPVDEETVINAVADLSFPLVVKPNSATRGVGVAKVSDVDSLLGVVDYLNLVHDYRATGDKSYLIQEFVPNARDYRIMVLDGEVVGGVERRLPESLDEGRWKHNVHRGAEATELTVSERHRELAVSVAEALGIDYLGVDLLVTGELTVVSETNARPTIDHEKYASDFWDRLAALIRRTAEQS
- a CDS encoding 50S ribosomal protein L16 produces the protein MADKPASMYRTIDKPSYTRREYITGIPGSKIAQHNMGNLQTGPEDYPVQISLRLEEECQIRHGSLESARLSANRVMLKQVGQKNYKMVLRKFPHQVLRENKQATGAGADRVSDGMRQSFGKVVGTAARIQRNDRVFTIYCDVEDAPIAKDALRRAYNKMSPPCRIDVEKGEELLVS
- a CDS encoding type 1 glutamine amidotransferase, whose protein sequence is MILVLENEVNPETRYFVPEIRRHLEAAGATVRSYPFAEHGGRPDVLHAADAVVLSGSTAGVYETETYPWMDDLRELVRELVAEKVPTLAVCFGHQLVNDALGGAVEHHGLHAGIDPVRFADDPLFDGVGTRVPLVHSDVVTELGAGMEAIAAADYYPNLASRHRDAPLWTVQYHPEFTEQLFPSIESDFEWPEDPAHRDFDGVTVERTFENFVRLVGAR
- the nucS gene encoding endonuclease NucS, whose protein sequence is MTATTLHRPTHRDALYLLEEAFGDGRMVTMFGRCTVEYDGRASSSLGPGERLVVCKPDGTILVHTDEKRKPVNWQPPGCTHRASVRDGRLRVRSERSTPQEHLDVAFERIEQVSAYEVTDRSDLQLRGSEEDLRQRILDDPALVEAGFVPQATERETTAGPVDIFGADADGKPVVVELKRRRVGPSAASQLQRYVEALDEEFPDEGVRGILVAPSVTDRTQELLAENGLSFVAAEPIAAEADGEGNPGGVDDEGTARD
- a CDS encoding pyridoxamine 5'-phosphate oxidase family protein — protein: MSPSNVEGFEPIQGNPMTDEEVDAFLREHGVGVLALTDGERAYGVPISFGYDGDNLYFVFLRGETSRKEEFAEKTAGATLTVFDVAGRYEWQSVIVSGTIRPVEDDEWDAVVSAMEANAWFPSLFSESEPMRGIGGWTLDIAEATGLRNRP
- a CDS encoding VanZ family protein, which translates into the protein MRIVSLVCWCALVVIVSAVPVQSGAPVSAGLFGLGLDKVVHFGAYAVTAFLAGVALRARDVRGLALAVVVAVVLGSGVELMQAALPTRTFSLGDAAANTIGAVCGAAAYRLVSRRLDDS
- a CDS encoding cold-shock protein encodes the protein MAEGKVDFFNDTGGYGFIETEDHDEDVFFHMEDVGGPDLEEGTEIEFEIEDAPKGPRAKNVTRL
- a CDS encoding GNAT family N-acetyltransferase is translated as METLDRPTFETEASKEIYQFVERHGTAARHRVRDMVELPAEEFREELERLTTNGYLEEEGGTLRVVLDAGSVERYASGDLTYSIRPARTDDFDQLIDTIRDVTESSEYVVAESIAEQLLYEDTIVRHNTVESRVFFMAAHNDDILGWTHLDLPQIEKLQNTVQVTVGVREAYRGRGIGSRLLERALEWAKANGYRKAYNSIPAINDEAIAFLEAHDWHTEGIRRDHYTLDGTFVDEVMMAVEL
- a CDS encoding DUF5995 family protein is translated as MKSTTPVRGRRSKRLKTAATAVRTGGNGITGGDGSGRRQNSDQRGDSELLALSADPYVDVDDAHERLRELQVAFEDRGDRRAIFLSVYSRMTGAVAERVRQGYFNDADWVRDYLVVFANHYREAVHDYEAGNTADLADAWRLAFDAAVRGDSLVLQDLALGVNAHINYDLALTLATVGIEPNRSQKYADHKAVTEIIRDVFNEAQNSLATRAAPGIKTLDESLGRLDEWLCVFTIAECRESAWRTAVALDSRFSLRRQVARWTNDAAATGAAHLILVSQTSERVHDTLLMLEGSAHEDN
- a CDS encoding SH3 domain-containing protein — translated: MTAPAIYDHYRADDAAVSDGVYRVVGTDDETVTLLRVADADRRRSNTGEIVTIHRDRLDGFVSAENPDGNRPVGAAVASQLRMVYWSVRAFVRQLAAHPLPAAVAGAFVLVGALGDHFFQLPEAALSASIIVGSLGLAYVGSGRL